One Festucalex cinctus isolate MCC-2025b chromosome 1, RoL_Fcin_1.0, whole genome shotgun sequence genomic region harbors:
- the LOC144022130 gene encoding myosin heavy chain, fast skeletal muscle-like has product MSTDAEMEQYGVAAIYLRKPEKERIEAQAAPFDAKSAYFVVDPAEMYLKGKLTKRDGGKATVETDGGKTVTVKEDDIHPRNPPKFDKIEDMAMMTHLNEPCVLYNLKERYASWMIYTYSGLFCVVVNPYKWLPVYDATCVAAYRGKKRIEAPPHIFSISDNAYQFMLTDRENQSVLITGESGAGKTVNTKRVIQYFATIAAISSKKAEQATSGKIQGSLEDQIVAANPLLEAYGNAKTVRNDNSSRFGKFIRIHFGSSGKLASADIETYLLEKSRVTFQLSAERSYHIFYQLMTGHKPELLEGLLITTNPYDYPMISQGEITVKSINDVEEFIATDTAIDILGFTAEEKLGIYKLTGAVMHHGNMKFKQKQREEQAEPDGTEVADKIAYLMGLNSADMLKSLCYPRVKVGNEMVTKGQTVPQVNNAVSALCKSVYEKMFLWMVIRINEMLDTKQPRQFFIGVLDIAGFEIFDFNSLEQLCINFTNEKLQQFFNQHMFVLEQEEYKKEGIEWEFIDFGMDLAACIELIEKPMGIFSILEEECMFPKASDTTFKNKLYDQHLGKTKAFEKPKPAKGKAEAHFSLVHYAGTVDYNISGWLDKNKDPLNDSVVQLYQKAANKLLAMLYSTHSSTEESGAKKGGGKKKGASFQTVSALFRENLAKLMTNLRSTHPHFVRCLIPNESKTPGLMENFLVIHQLRCNGVLEGIRICRKGFPSRILYGDFKQRYKVLNASVIPDGQFIDNKKAAEKLLGSIDVDHTQYRFGHTKVFFKAGLLGTLEEMRDEKLAELVTMTQALCRGYVMRKEFVKMMERRESIFSIQYNLRSFMNVKNWPWLKLYFKIKPLLKSAETEKELQQMKENYDKMQSDLGTTLAKKKELEEKMVSLLQEKNDLQLQIAAESENLSDAEERCEGLIKSKIQLEAKFKETTERLEDEEEINAELTAKKRKLEDECSELKKDIDDLELTLAKVEKEKHATENKVKNLTEEMASQEETIAKLTKEKKALQEAHQQTLDDLQAEEDKVNTLTKAKTKLEQQVDDLEGSLEQERKLRMDLERAKRKLEGDLKLAQESIMDLENDKQQSDEKLKKKDFETSQLLSKIEDEQSLSAQLQKKIKELQARIEELEEEIEAERAARAKVEKQRADLSRELEEISERLEEAGGATAAQIEMNKKREAEFQKLRRDLEESTLQHEATAAALRKKQADSVAELGEQIDNLQRVKQKLEKEKSEYKMEIDDLSSNMEAVAKSKSNLEKMCRTLEDQFGELKTKYDENVRQLNDINVQRARLQTENGESARQLEEKEALISQLTRGKQAFTQQLDELKRLNEEEIKAKNALAHAVQSARHDCDLLREQYEEEQEAKAELQRGMSKANSEVAQWRSKYETDAIQRTEELEEAKKKLAQRLQEAEESIEAVNSKCASLEKTKQRLQGEVEDLMIDVERANALAANLDKKQRNFDKVLAEWKQKFEEGQAELEGSQKEARSLSTELFKMKNSYEEALDQLETMKRENKNLQQEISDLTEQIGESGKSIHELEKAKKTVETEKSEIQTALEEAEGTLEHEEAKILRVQLELNQIKGEVDRKLAEKDEEMEQIKRNSQRVIDSMQSTLDAEVRSRNDALRVKKKMEGDLNEMEIQLSHANRQAAEAQKQLRNVQGQLKDAQLHLDEAIRGQDDMKEQVAMVERRNGLMLAEIEELRAALEQTERGRKVAEQELVDASERVGLLHSQNTSLLNTKKKLEADFVQVQGEVDDAVQESRNAEEKAKKAITDAAMMAEELKKEQDTSAHLERMKKNLEVTVKDLQHRLDEAENLAMKGGKKQLQKLESRVRELESEVDAEQRRGADAIKGVRKYERRVKELTYQTEEDKKNMTRLQDLVDKLQLKVKAYKRQSEEAEENANAHMSRLRKVQHELEEAQERADIAESQVNKMRAKSRDVGKSDAAE; this is encoded by the exons ATGAGCACCGATGCAGAGATGGAGCAGTATGGCGTTGCAGCCATTTACCTCAGGAAGCCAGAGAAGGAGAGGATTGAGGCTCAAGCGGCTCCCTTTGATGCCAAAAGTGCCTACTTTGTGGTTGATCCAGCTGAGATGTACTTGAAGGGTAAACTCACAAAGAGGGACGGTGGAAAAGCCACGGTTGAAACTGATGGTGGAAAG ACTGTCACTGTGAAAGAAGATGACATCCACCCCAGAAATCCTCCTAAGTTTGATAAAATTGAGGATATGGCCATGATGACCCACCTCAACGAACCATGTGTATTGTATAACCTCAAAGAGCGTTATGCGTCATGGATGATCTAC ACCTACTCCGGCCTGTTCTGCGTCGTGGTGAACCCCTACAAGTGGCTTCCAGTGTACGACGCTACATGTGTCGCAGCATACAGAGGAAAGAAGAGGATTGAGGCACCACCCCATATCTTCTCTATCTCTGATAACGCCTATCAGTTCATGCTCACGG ATCGTGAGAACCAGTCTGTTCTGATTAC TGGAGAATCCGGAGCAGGAAAGACTGTCAACACCAAGCGTGTCATCCAGTACTTTGCAACAATTGCAGCTATTAGTTCCAAGAAGGCTGAACAAGCTACATCAGGCAAAATACAG GGCTCTCTTGAGGACCAAATTGTTGCAGCCAACCCTTTGCTGGAGGCCTATGGTAATGCCAAAACTGTGAGGAATGACAACTCATCTCGTTTT gGTAAATTCATTAGAATCCACTTTGGCTCCAGTGGAAAGCTTGCCTCCGCTGATATTGAAACAT ATCTTCTGGAGAAGTCCCGTGTCACTTTCCAGTTGTCTGCTGAGAGGAGCTACCATATCTTCTATCAGCTGATGACTGGACACAAGCCTGAGCTGCTAG AGGGTCTTCTGATCACCACCAACCCATATGACTACCCGATGATCAGTCAGGGTGAAATCACTGTCAAGAGCATCAATGATGTCGAGGAGTTCATTGCAACAGAT ACAGCTATTGACATCCTGGGATTCACTGCAGAAGAGAAACTTGGCATCTACAAGCTGACTGGTGCTGTGATGCATCATGGCAACATGAAATTCAAGCAGAAGCAGCGTGAGGAACAGGCTGAGCCTGATGGCACTGAGG tgGCTGACAAGATTGCCTATCTTATGGGCCTGAACTCagctgatatgctgaaatctctGTGTTACCCCAGAGTCAAAGTTGGTAACGAGATGGTGACCAAAGGTCAGACCGTCCCACAG GTCAACAATGCTGTCTCAGCCTTGTGCAAGTCCGTCTATGAGAAAATGTTCTTGTGGATGGTCATCCGCATCAATGAGATGTTGGACACAAAGCAGCCAAGGCAGTTCTTCATTGGGGTGTTGGATATTGCTGGATTTGAGATTTTTGAC TTCAACAGCTTGGAGCAACTGTGCATCAACTTCACCAATGAGAAACTGCAACAGTTTTTCAACCAACACATGTTTGTCCTGGAGCAAGAGGAATACAAGAAAGAAGGCATTGAATGGGAATTCATTGACTTCGGTATGGACTTGGCTGCTTGCATTGAGCTTATTGAGAAG CCAATGGGCATCTTCTCCATCCTTGAAGAGGAGTGCATGTTCCCCAAGGCCTCCGACACAACCTTCAAGAACAAGCTGTATGATCAGCATCTTGGCAAGACCAAGGCCTTTGAGAAGCCAAAGCCTGCAAAGGGCAAGGCCGAAGCCCACTTCTCATTGGTCCACTATGCTGGTACTGTGGACTACAATATTAGTGGCTGGTTGGACAAGAACAAGGACCCACTGAATGACTCCGTTGTCCAGCTGTACCAGAAGGCAGCAAACAAACTGCTGGCTATGTTGTACTCCACCCATTCTTCAACTGAAG AATCTGGTGCAAAGAAGGGTGGTGGAAAGAAGAAGGGTGCTTCCTTCCAGACTGTGTCTGCTCTTTTCAGA GAGAACTTGGCTAAGCTGATGACCAATTTGAGGAGCACCCACCCTCACTTTGTACGCTGCCTGATTCCCAACGAATCAAAGACCCCAG GTCTCATGGAGAACTTCTTGGTCATCCACCAGCTGAGGTGTAATGGTGTGCTTGAAGGCATCAGAATCTGCAGGAAGGGCTTCCCCAGCAGAATCCTCTATGGTGATTTCAAGCAGAG GTACAAAGTATTGAATGCTAGTGTCATCCCTGATGGCCAGTTCATTGATAACAAGAAGGCTGCAGAGAAACTGCTGGGCTCCATTGATGTGGATCACACTCAGTATAGATTTGGACACACGAAG GTGTTCTTCAAAGCTGGTCTGCTGGGCACACTGGAGGAAATGAGAGATGAGAAACTGGCTGAGCTGGTGACAATGACTCAGGCTCTCTGCAGAGGATATGTGATGAGGAAAGAGTTTGTTAAGATGATGGAGAGGAG AGAATCTATCTTCAGCATCCAGTATAATCTCCGTTCATTTATGAATGTGAAAAACTGGCCATGGCTGAAGCTGTACTTCAAGATCAAGCCTCTCCTGAAGAGTGCTGAGACTGAGAAAGAGTTGCAGCAGATGAAGGAGAATTATGATAAGATGCAATCAGACCTGGGTACTACATTGGCCAAAAAGAAAGAACTGGAGGAGAAGATGGTTTCCCTGCTGCAAGAAAAGAATGACCTGCAACTGCAAATAGCTGCG GAAAGTGAGAACCTCTCAGATGCTGAGGAGAGATGTGAGGGACTCATaaaaagcaaaatccagcttgaGGCTAAATTCAAAGAGACAACTGAGAGGctggaagatgaagaagaaatcAACGCTGAGCTTACAGCTAAGAAGAGGAAGCTGGAGGACGAATGCTCAGAGCTGAAGAAAGATATTGACGACTTAGAACTCACGTTGGCTAAAGTGGAGAAGGAGAAACATGCCACTGAAAACAAG GTGAAAAACCTGACAGAGGAGATGGCATCTCAAGAGGAAACTATTGCCAAGTTAACAAAGGAGAAGAAAGCCCTCCAGGAGGCCCACCAGCAAACACTGGATGATCTTCAGGCAGAGGAAGACAAAGTCAATACTCTGACCAAGGCCAAGACAAAGCTGGAACAGCAAGTGGATGAC CTTGAGGGATCATTGGAGCAAGAGAGGAAGCTGCGCATGGACCTTGAGAGAGCCAAGAGGAAGCTTGAAGGAGATCTGAAACTGGCCCAGGAATCCATAATGGATCTGGAGAATGACAAACAGCAATCAGATGAAAAACTGAAGAA GAAAGACTTTGAGACCAGCCAGCTGCTCAGCAAGATTGAGGATGAACAGTCTCTTAGTGCTCAGCTCCAGAAGAAGATCAAGGAACTTCAG GCTCGCATTGAAGAGCTGGAAGAGGAGATTGAGGCTGAGAGGGCTGCCCGAGCCAAGGTGGAGAAGCAGAGGGCCGACCTTTCCAGGGAACTGGAGGAGATCAGCGAGAGGCTGGAGGAAGCTGGTGGAGCAACAGCCGCGCAGATTGAGATGAACAAGAAGCGCGAGGCGGAGTTCCAGAAGCTGCGTCGTGATCTTGAAGAGTCCACCCTGCAGCATGAGGCTACGGCAGCCGCTCTCCGCAAGAAGCAGGCGGACAGCGTTGCAGAGCTGGGCGAGCAGATCGACAACCTTCAGCGTGTCAAGCAAAAGCTGGAGAAGGAGAAAAGCGAGTACAAGATGGAGATTGATGACCTCTCCAGCAACATGGAGGCTGTTGCGAAATCCAAG AGCAACTtggaaaaaatgtgcagaacgcTTGAAGACCAATTTGGAGAGCTCAAAACCAAATATGATGAGAATGTTCGTCAGCTGAATGATATCAATGTACAGAGGGCAAGACTCCAAACTGAAAATG GTGAGTCTGCACGTCAGCTTGAGGAGAAAGAAGCCCTTATTTCTCAGTTGACCAGAGGCAAGCAGGCTTTCACTCAGCAATTGGATGAGCTCAAGAGGTTGAATGAGGAAGAAATTAAG GCCAAGAATGCCCTGGCTCACGCTGTTCAGTCTGCCCGCCATGACTGCGATCTGCTCAGAGAGCAATATGAAGAGGAGCAGGAGGCTAAAGCTGAGCTGCAGCGAGGAATGTCCAAGGCCAACAGTGAGGTGGCACAATGGAGATCAAAATATGAGACTGATGCTATCCAGCGCACTGAAGAGCTGGAGGAGGCCAA GAAAAAACTTGCCCAGCGTCTCCAAGAGGCTGAGGAGTCCATTGAAGCTGTGAACTCCAAGTGTGCCTCTTTGGAGAAGACCAAGCAGAGGCTCCAGGGTGAGGTGGAGGACCTCATGATTGATGTGGAGAGAGCTAATGCCCTGGCTGCCAACCTTGACAAGAAGCAGAGGAACTTTGATAAG GTCCTGGCAGAATGGAAGCAGAAGTTTGAGGAGGGCCAGGCAGAGCTGGAAGGATCCCAGAAGGAAGCCCGCTCGCTCAGCACTGAACTGTTCAAGATGAAGAATTCGTATGAGGAGGCTCTTGATCAGCTGGAGACCATGAAGAGAGAGAACAAGAACCTGCAGC agGAGATCTCCGACTTGACTGAACAGATTGGTGAGAGTGGAAAGAGCATCCATGAGCTGGAAAAGGCCAAGAAGACTGTGGagactgaaaaatctgaaatacAGACAGCACTAGAGGAGGCAGAG GGCACACTGGAGCACGAGGAAGCCAAGATTCTCCGCGTGCAGCTTGAGCTCAACCAGATCAAGGGTGAGGTTGACAGGAAGCTGGCCGAGAAGGATGAGGAGATGGAGCAGATCAAGAGGAACAGCCAGAGAGTGATTGACTCCATGCAGAGCACTCTTGATGCTGAGGTCAGGAGCAGGAATGACGCCCTGAGAGTGAAGAAGAAGATGGAGGGAGACCTGAACGAGATGGAGATTCAGCTGAGCCACGCCAACAGACAGGCTGCTGAAGCCCAGAAACAACTGAGGAATGTCCAGGGACAACTCAAG GATGCCCAATTGCACCTTGACGAGGCTATCAGAGGGCAGGATGACATGAAGGAACAGGTTGCCATGGTGGAGCGCAGGAATGGCCTGATGCTGGCTGAAATCGAAGAGCTGAGAGCTGCTTTGGAGCAGACGGAGAGAGGACGCAAAGTGGCTGAGCAGGAGCTGGTTGATGCTAGTGAGCGTGTCGGACTGCTTCACTCTCAG AACACCAGCCTTCTCAACACCAAGAAAAAGCTGGAAGCGGACTTTGTCCAGGTTCAAGGTGAAGTAGACGATGCTGTTCAGGAATCACGTAATGCTGAAGAGAAGGCCAAAAAGGCTATCACTGAT GCTGCCATGATGGCTGAAGAGCTGAAGAAGGAGCAGGACACCAGCGCTCACCTGGAGAGGATGAAGAAGAACCTGGAAGTCACTGTCAAGGACCTGCAACACCGTTTGGATGAGGCTGAGAACCTCGCCATGAAGGGTGGCAAGAAGCAGCTCCAGAAACTCGAGTCGAGG GTGCGTGAGCTTGAATCTGAAGTTGATGCCGAGCAGAGGCGTGGAGCTGATGCTATTAAAGGTGTGCGCAAATATGAGAGGAGGGTGAAGGAGTTGACCTATCAG ACTGAGGAGGACAAGAAGAACATGACCAGACTTCAGGATCTGGTGGACAAATTGCAGCTCAAAGTCAAGGCTTACAAGAGGCAGTCTGAGGAGGCT GAGGAGAATGCTAACGCTCACATGTCCAGGCTCAGGAAGGTCCAGCATGAGCTGGAGGAGGCTCAGGAGCGTGCTGACATTGCAGAGTCCCAGGTCAACAAAATGAGGGCCAAGAGTCGTGATGTTGGAAAG TCTGACGCCGCTGAATAA
- the LOC144013529 gene encoding LOW QUALITY PROTEIN: myosin heavy chain, skeletal muscle-like (The sequence of the model RefSeq protein was modified relative to this genomic sequence to represent the inferred CDS: inserted 2 bases in 1 codon; deleted 1 base in 1 codon) — protein sequence MINTGFFFFCTLEHQEAKILRVQLELNQIKGEVDRKLAEKDEEMEQIKRNSQRVIDSMQSTLDAEVRSRNDALRVKKKMEGDLNEMEIQLSHANRQAAEAQKQLRNVQGQLKDAQLHLDEAIRGQDDMKEQVAMVERRNGLMLAEIEELRAALEQTERGRKVAEQELVDAVSERVGLLHSQNTSLINTKKTLESDFVQVQGEVEDAVQEAQNXAKKAITDL from the exons ATgataa atacgggatttttttttttttgcacactggaGCACCAGGAAGCCAAGATTCTCCGCGTGCAGCTTGAGCTCAACCAGATCAAGGGTGAGGTTGACAGGAAGCTGGCCGAGAAGGACGAGGAGATGGAGCAGATCAAGAGGAACAGCCAGAGAGTGATTGACTCCATGCAGAGCACTCTTGATGCTGAGGTCAGGAGCAGGAATGACGCCCTGAGAGTGAAGAAGAAGATGGAGGGAGACCTGAACGAGATGGAGATTCAGCTGAGCCATGCCAACAGACAGGCTGCTGAAGCCCAGAAACAACTGAGGAATGTCCAGGGACAACTCAAG gatGCCCAATTGCACCTTGACGAGGCTATCAGAGGGCAGGATGACATGAAGGAACAGGTTGCCATGGTGGAGCGCAGGAATGGCCTGATGCTGGCTGAAATCGAAGAGCTGAGAGCTGCTTTGGAGCAGACGGAGAGAGGACGCAAAGTGGCTGAGCAGGAGCTGGTTGATGCG GTGAGTGAGCGTGTTGGACTGCTTCACTCTCAG AACACCAGCCTTATCAACACCAAGAAGACGCTGGAGTCTGACTTTGTCCAGGTTCAAGGTGAAGTTGAAGATGCTGTTCAGGAAGCACAAAA GGCCAAAAAGGCTATTACTGAT CTCTAG